CCCATGCAGTGGTGAACGAGACTGTCAATCTGGCGCGATCCATGCGCTTGTCTACAAGGCTAACAAATGGGGTACTCCGGTCTGTGGTACGGTCCCGTACTACACTTCCCGAACCCAATACTGGGAATCCGGTACGTGACTTGGCGATTCGCTGGTCTCATCCTACATGGCTCACTCGTAGGTATGTGAAGCGTTTTGGCGTAGATGAAGCCACTCGCCTATTTCAGCGAAATAATGAAGCTCCGATCTATGGTATTCGTGTGAATCAGACGCACACGAATGCGGCACAGCTTCTGGATGAACTCAGTGCTCAAGGAATAGTGGCCAATCCGTCACCTCTCCTAGAGGATTATCTACAGATCACTTCTTTGGGTCCCCTGATCCGAAAGGGCTACATGAGTCGTGGAGTATGCTCCGTGCACGATGAGAGTGCAGGGCTTGTGGTAGCATTGCTTGATCCGAAACCTGACGAGATCATTCTGGATGCATGCGCGGCGCCGGGAGGCAAGGCACTGGCTGCGGCCTGTCGGATGCAGGGGAGCGGGCAGCTACATGCCTGGGATATTCATCCAAACCGGCTTTTGAAGGTGGATGAACTGGCACATGTTCAAGGGCTGGAAAATATTCACACACGGGTCGCAGATCTTCTGGATCCTCCAGAAATGCATGCGGACCGTGTACTTCTGGATGTGCCTTGTACTGGGACCGGGGTCATGGATAAGCGTGCCGACCTGCGTTGGCGGCGAAGAGAAGCAGATCTGGTGAATCTCACCAAACTGCAGCTACGCCTAATGGACGCAGCTGTACCGTGTGTTCGCCCTGGTGGTCTTCTCGTATACAGTACCTGCTCCATTGAACCGGAGGAAAATGAACTGCAGGTGGATTCTTTTCTGGAACGCCATCCCAATTTTACTTTGGAGCGTGTGGGGGATTTGCTTCCCGCTGAGCTCGTGACTCCGAAAGGGTACATGGCTACCTTACCGCATCGTCATGGCATGGATGGGGCATTTGCAGCTCGCCTGCGTAAATCCCGGTGAATTTCTCCATGAGATGCCATTTACCCCTGAACTGTACACGAGAGGCAACGTACAGAGCGTTAGCCCGAGCAAGAGAAATTGGATTTCAGAAATCCAATGCCCGTAGTCCAAGTACCGGGGTGTCAGTACAAGGGGTTTCCGTGTATAAGTTCAGGATACAGAACTGAATGATCTTGCGTCATCTTATTCTTTTCTTGTTGGCCACACTGATTTGGTGCACTCCCGCATCAGCGCAAAGGATTGCCAAATATGGGGCCGACTTTCTGGCTGGAGGAGTAGATGCCCGGGCATTGGCAATGGGGGGTGCAAATGTTGCGCAGACCCGGAATGTAAACAGTGTCTATTGGAATCCATCAGGTCTGGCGCACACGGAATATCCTGAAGTTGCCTACATGCACGCAGAGCGCTTTGCCGGCATTGTATCCTTTGACTTTGCAGGAATAGCTTATCCGATCAGTCACAATTCAACCGTGGGTTTGAGTTTTTTCCGAAGTGGTGTGAATGACATCAAAAACACCCTCAACGCCTGGGATGCCGAACGCAATCAGCCCAAGGCCAATCCGGAGTCGTACATCACCAGCTTCTCCGCCGCAGACATGGCGTTTCTGCTTAGTTATGCGCGACGGCTCAATGAGCGATTTACGGTAGGTGCATCAGGTAAAATCATCCGGCGCACGATCGGCGATTTTGCAGATGCATGGGGATACAGTTTTGATGCAGGCGCCCAATGGCATGGAGACCGGTTTATGATCGGTGTACAGTTACAGGATTTGTCAACGATGCTCCAGAGCTGGAGTGTGAATGCATCGGCATTTTCGATTGATGAAACGAATCCGGATACTGGAGCACCTTACACATTTTCGGAAGTTTTTGATCAGGAATTGCCGACCGGGGACACATTCCTGGTATTACCGGTTGTTCGACTGGGCTCGGGTTTGATCGTACCAGTCAGTTCTCAGAGTACCCTAACCTTTGGCCTAGATGTGGACATCGCTTTTGATGGACAGCAGGCAAATGCGTTCAATCTGGGGGATCTATCCTTCCATCCGAGGTTGGGTGGGGAGTTCTCATTCAGGAATCTTGTTGCGCTCCGAGCAGGAGTGAACCGTATTGCGCAAACGGAGAGTTACGGATTGGATATTGTTCCTTCTGTCGGTGCAGGGATTCGTCTGGGCCCATTGTCCGTTGACTACGGGTTTGGGGATTTTGGGGGCCTTGTGAGTGATCTGGGATATTCCCACAGAATTTCGGTGCATTTTACCTGGAAGCGGGCGCAGTTTCGCCGGCCATCGGAGTAGATGAACCTCAATAAAATTGGCGAGCTACGGTACCTTTCCCATCTAGGATAAGGATACCGGGAGCAAAAGATTTTAAGGTCAGTCCAGATGATCTCAGAGTGTCGGAAATATTTGGCATTCGAGGCGGGCCGACTGATTGATCTATATTCTCGCCGTGTTTGTAATGGTGCTAGGTGAAGTTCTGGCTGCTTGTTGCACCATCGATTCACTCGGATTCATCTCTTCTGAGATGGTAGCGTACAAGAGTGTGTTCAGACGAGATTCTGCGTCCAAGCGCATTTTGAGTTCGTGTTCACAAAAAAATCACTCATACAGGACAGGAAAATAGGATCTCGTACGGCAGATCTTTGTATATTTAGACTCAATCTAAATAAGAATGATCACCCAACACCGTAATCACTCTTGTATGAGACTAATTTGGGGCGTCTGTGCAGTCATGCTCTTTTGCACACGGGCGGCAACTGCGCAACAGGTGCCGTCTGATTCCAGCCGCGCAGATTCAATGCGTACAGTACGGATGGCTCCCATGGTTGTCACAGCCACGCGGTCCGAGAAAGTTCTTGAGGATGTAGCTGTGCCTGTAAGTGTGATTACGTCAGATATTATGGAACGTGAGGGTGCAATACGCCTTGGTGATGTGTTGGCTTATGAGATGGGGATGGCTTTGTTTGACGATCACGGTATGGGGTTGCAAGTGCAGGGGTTTGCGTCGGATTACACGCTCATATTACTTGACGGTGAGCCGGTGATTGGTCGTACTGCTGGTACACTTGACGTGGACCGAATTACAGTAAAAGGCCTGAGTCATTTGGAAATCGTACGCGGGCCGTCCTCATCCCTGTATGGAAGCGAAGCACTTGCGGGAGTCGTGAATTTGATTACGGCTCCGCCGGCTGAAGGCATGCAAGGATCAGCGAGTTTTCGTATCGGTTCTCACGCTACCTCAGATATGACGCTTCAAATGGAGGGGGGCCGCGAGCGCCTTGGTGCACGGCTTGTGGTCAATCGGTATGCTTCAGATGGTTACGATTTAACACCGGGAATCTATGGTCCGACGACTCCCTCCTTTGCCGATTGGACTGGGGATTTACGGAGTCGAATGGTCTTCTCGGATCGTGTCCTGGTCAGATTGGGTGCTCGGGCAACGATCGAAAATCAGGAGAGTGTATTTGCCTCTGAGACAGATGGGCTTCTCGAGGATCGTTACAACGATGAGGGGCGGCGCTTGGAGTGGAGTATTCATCCAGAAATCAAAGTTCGACTTAGTGATAAAGTCCGACTGAACACGACGCTCTACGGGACCAGTTATCAGACAGAGACCCATCATCGGCGCCAGGATGATGGGTTTGTCAACTATGAAGATGAATTCGATCAGACGCTTGCGAAGGCGGAGATGCAAGTGGATGTCCTTTGGGATACAAAGCATCTGACCAATCTCGGAGGTGGGCTGATTGGCGAACAAATTGGGGGGAGTAGATATGGGGAAACGGGAAGCGACCCAAATCCAGAATCAACGCAGGCCTATTTTTTTGCCCAACATGAATGGCTGGCTTCGGATCTGCTCCATTTCAATACGAGCGTCCGTTTTGATAATCATTCCGATTACGCTGCCAGGGTTACTCCAAAATTTGCCGTACTGGTTCGTCCATCAGGCAAAATACGCTTGCGTGCAAGTGTTGGCAGCGGTTTCAAAGCTCCTGCTTTCCGCCAGCTTTATCTGTCCTTTACCAATCCAGCCGGTGGATACTCTGTATTTGGTTCGTTGCCAATGGACGAAGGTATCAGGCGGCTAGAGGCAGAGGGGCAAATTGAGCAGAAATTTTTTGCCATATCTCAATTGGATCCCCTGTTAGCGGAAAATTCTGTCGCATTTAATCTGGGTGGATCTGTGGAGCCATTCGTGTGGCTCACTGTTCAGGTGAATGCATTCCACAATAATGTTCGGGATCTTATTGAGACGCAGCCGGTGGCCCAGAAAACCAATGGATCCTTCGTATATGGTTATTTCAATCTAGCCCGAATCTATACACGGGGAGTAGAGCTCGAAGCGAGCATAAAGTCACAACTGGTAAAGCAGAGTTCGCTTGATATTTCTCTGGGGTATCAATTTCTACAGGCTCGGGATCGCGAAGTAGTCACAGCGCTTAAAGAAGGCACCGTGTTTGGGCGCCTTCCAAATGGGCGGGATTATCGGCTTGGTCTTGGGGATTACACAGGTATGTTCGGGCGCTCGCCCCACTCCGCCTCACTTCGTGCTGCCTACATTAACAGAGATCTTGATTTGATTGTCAGTATCCAGGGTCGATGGCGTAGTCGCTATGGATATCGGGATCTTGATGGAAACAACCTAGCCAATCGATCGGACGAATTTGTCCCCGATTATGCTGTACTGGGTGCAGCAGTCACCAAATCGTTTACAGTCGTCCAGGCCGTTGAAGCGGTTGTGCAGGTAGGTCTGGATAATGCATTTAATCACACATACCCCACATTAGTACCTTCACTTCCCGGGCGTCGGGGTTATGTATCACTCGAATTTAATTTCTAAAAATGAATCAAACGCTACTTATCAGAAAGACTTCAGCCATTTTTCGAAATGCCTGGTTAGCGTCAGTAGCAATCACAATATTCATCGGGGCATGTGACAGTGCCAGCACCGAACCAGAGCCCATTCCACTTGAAACCCAGCTGGTGGAGGATGTGCCAGCTGACCCGGTATCGGGCAGAGATCCGACAACTGGACAGTCAATCTCAAACAACCTCTTTACACTCTATGATCTTGATGCAAATCAGATCGTTCTTCCTTCATCGGTGACTGATTCTGCTCAACGCCAGGCAGATTCCACGGGAACAGTCTGGGATATAGGTTTCAGGGGTACTATGATCATATTCAACGGAGGTGACAGTGGTCCTGGTGAAGCAAGTGCACAAATCCTTGTCCAGTTGTTTGATGAGGTCGTCGAGGCACCGGCCGGCGGCTACACGACGGATGGAGAAAACACGACCTGCCCGGAAGTTCAAACCCCGATAGGACCTGTGCCCGGCAGCACGCTGGCCATCTGTACAGGTTCCGGAAATGGATGGTATAGTTACAATCCAGATCAGCTTCTCATCAGTCCTATTCCCGGCCGCACCATTGTGATGAAAACTGCAACGGGTAACTATGCGTCGTTGCGCATTCTGGGCTACTATCAGGGAAATCCAAATCCCCCGGATCCGAACAGACCATCACGTTACTATACCTTCGAATTCATCGTTCAGCCGGAT
The nucleotide sequence above comes from Rhodothermaceae bacterium. Encoded proteins:
- the rsmB gene encoding 16S rRNA (cytosine(967)-C(5))-methyltransferase RsmB, which gives rise to MNTSTQSAIRSPNDRRDAVQHLLRITQDGAYRSLVDRGAGPRVVAFVSTVTRWRRYLLFLLHFFLKNKSQSLSQPLEQLLLLGIAEIVLLDEPPHAVVNETVNLARSMRLSTRLTNGVLRSVVRSRTTLPEPNTGNPVRDLAIRWSHPTWLTRRYVKRFGVDEATRLFQRNNEAPIYGIRVNQTHTNAAQLLDELSAQGIVANPSPLLEDYLQITSLGPLIRKGYMSRGVCSVHDESAGLVVALLDPKPDEIILDACAAPGGKALAAACRMQGSGQLHAWDIHPNRLLKVDELAHVQGLENIHTRVADLLDPPEMHADRVLLDVPCTGTGVMDKRADLRWRRREADLVNLTKLQLRLMDAAVPCVRPGGLLVYSTCSIEPEENELQVDSFLERHPNFTLERVGDLLPAELVTPKGYMATLPHRHGMDGAFAARLRKSR
- a CDS encoding PorV/PorQ family protein yields the protein MILRHLILFLLATLIWCTPASAQRIAKYGADFLAGGVDARALAMGGANVAQTRNVNSVYWNPSGLAHTEYPEVAYMHAERFAGIVSFDFAGIAYPISHNSTVGLSFFRSGVNDIKNTLNAWDAERNQPKANPESYITSFSAADMAFLLSYARRLNERFTVGASGKIIRRTIGDFADAWGYSFDAGAQWHGDRFMIGVQLQDLSTMLQSWSVNASAFSIDETNPDTGAPYTFSEVFDQELPTGDTFLVLPVVRLGSGLIVPVSSQSTLTFGLDVDIAFDGQQANAFNLGDLSFHPRLGGEFSFRNLVALRAGVNRIAQTESYGLDIVPSVGAGIRLGPLSVDYGFGDFGGLVSDLGYSHRISVHFTWKRAQFRRPSE
- a CDS encoding TonB-dependent receptor; the encoded protein is MITQHRNHSCMRLIWGVCAVMLFCTRAATAQQVPSDSSRADSMRTVRMAPMVVTATRSEKVLEDVAVPVSVITSDIMEREGAIRLGDVLAYEMGMALFDDHGMGLQVQGFASDYTLILLDGEPVIGRTAGTLDVDRITVKGLSHLEIVRGPSSSLYGSEALAGVVNLITAPPAEGMQGSASFRIGSHATSDMTLQMEGGRERLGARLVVNRYASDGYDLTPGIYGPTTPSFADWTGDLRSRMVFSDRVLVRLGARATIENQESVFASETDGLLEDRYNDEGRRLEWSIHPEIKVRLSDKVRLNTTLYGTSYQTETHHRRQDDGFVNYEDEFDQTLAKAEMQVDVLWDTKHLTNLGGGLIGEQIGGSRYGETGSDPNPESTQAYFFAQHEWLASDLLHFNTSVRFDNHSDYAARVTPKFAVLVRPSGKIRLRASVGSGFKAPAFRQLYLSFTNPAGGYSVFGSLPMDEGIRRLEAEGQIEQKFFAISQLDPLLAENSVAFNLGGSVEPFVWLTVQVNAFHNNVRDLIETQPVAQKTNGSFVYGYFNLARIYTRGVELEASIKSQLVKQSSLDISLGYQFLQARDREVVTALKEGTVFGRLPNGRDYRLGLGDYTGMFGRSPHSASLRAAYINRDLDLIVSIQGRWRSRYGYRDLDGNNLANRSDEFVPDYAVLGAAVTKSFTVVQAVEAVVQVGLDNAFNHTYPTLVPSLPGRRGYVSLEFNF